AAAGATATCAACCGCATCAATGAACGCCTGGAGCTGGTTGAGTTCTTTATCAAAGAGGTTGACCTGCGCAATAAACTGATTCAACATATAAAGCAATGCGGCGATATTGAGCGGCTGGTGAGTAAGATCCCGCTGAAGAAGATCAACCCGCGCGAAGTGCTGCATATAGCCCGGGGCTTACGGCATATTGAGGAGATAAAACAGATCTGCGCCAATGCTGACAGCGAATACCTGAAACGGCTGGCCGATTCGTTGAACGGTTGTCGCTATATTGAAGAAAAGATCACCAAAGAGATCATAGATAATCCACCCGTTGCAGTGGCCAAGGGTGGCGCCATTCAACCCGGCATACACGCCGGGCTGGATGAGCTGCGTAATATAGCTACCAATGGCAAAGAATACCTGGTGCAATTGCAGCAAAAAGAATCGGAGAAAACAGGGATCTCTTCATTGAAGATCGGGTTCAACAACGTGTTTGGCTATTACCTGGAAGTAACCAATTCGCACAAAAGCAAGGTTCCAACCGAATGGATGCGCAAGCAAACCCTGGCTAATGCGGAAAGATACATTACCCCCGAACTGAAAGAATACGAGGAAAAGATAACCGGGGCCGAGGAAAAGATCATGGCCATTGAGCTGGACATATATGAAAAGCTGTTGCTGGAATTGCAGGACTACATCGCCCCCATGCAGGTGAATGGAAATGTACTGGCTATCCTCGATTGCCTGCTGTGTTTTGCGCACAATGCCCTGCATTTTAATTATAAAAAACCCGAGCTGCACGAAGATGGTGTGCTGGAACTGAAAGAAAGCCGCCACCCCGTTATAGAACGCAACCTGCCCGTTGGCGAACCTTATATTTCCAACGATGTGTTGCTGGAACCGGCATCGCAACAGGTTATTATTCTTACCGGCCCCAACATGAGTGGTAAAAGCGCCATCTTACGCCAAACCGCGTTGATTACACTGATGGCGCATATGGGCAGCTTTGTACCAGCTACGGCTGCACGCATTCCACTTACCGATAAAATATTTACCCGGGTAGGCGCCTCCGATAACTTAAGCGGCGGCGAAAGTACCTTTATGGTGGAAATGAATGAAACGGCCAGCATTATCAACAACATTTCTTCCCGCAGCTTAATCCTGCTCGATGAAATTGGCCGGGGTACCAGCACCTACGATGGAATTTCCATTGCCTGGAGCATTGCTGAATACCTGCATCAAAGTCCGCATGCGCCCAAAACCCTGTTTGCCACCCACTATCATGAACTGAATGAGCTGGAAAACAAACTGCCCCGCATAAAGAACTTTCACATCACCAATAAAGAGGTTGGCAACAAGATCATCTTCTTACGTAAGCTGGCTCCCGGCGGCAGCACCCACAGCTTTGGTATTCACGTGGCCAAAATGGCGGGCATGCCTCCTGCCCTCATCGACCGGGCCAATGAAATATTGAAAGTGCTGGAGAAAAAGCACGAAGACCAACCCACTGCCAACGTTCAAAACAAACTGCAGGACCAGATAAAAGAGATCGCCAGCCAGAAAGTACAGCTGTCCATCTTTGACGCCCACAGCGAAACCTTTGGCGACATTCGAAAAATGCTCCATGACATCGACATCAACCGGTTAACGCCCGTAGAAGCCCTTTTAAAGCTAAATGAGATAAAAAACCTGGTGAAATAGGGTCTGCCGGTCGCTAAATAGGGATACCTCATCGAAATTAATATTAAAGTCCTAACATTAATATCATCTTGCTGCTGCAATAACCCGTTTGCTAACTCGTTTCAATAAGGATTAACCCGTAGATAGTTTTAAATATTTAATCGTACCCCGCCCGTGAAAACTGGTAAACTATTAGTTATCAGCCTGATCCTTTTTGGCAGGCTGTCTGCACAATGTCCCACTGCCCAGGGTGACCAAACCACCTATGGCACCAACGACACCTGGATAGGATATGTCTATGACAACGACAATTTCACCAATTACATGGGCTATGTGAACGAAGGTTCGCCTGGCCTTATGAATTTCGACCAGAAATTCGGTAACGTGAATCAAATCACCTATCCAACCAATGGCTGTTCTATTCAAACCGAAAGTTTCGCCATCCGGTATAAACTCACTAAAAACTTTGCTCCCGATACGTATTCCTTCACTGTAGGTGGAGATGACGGCTATCGCTTTAGCATCGATGGCGGCAACACCTGGCTTATTGGCGACTGGGGTGGTCACTCCTATACCACCCGGAGCATCAGCGTTGCTTTAAGCGGCGTGGTAAATATGGTGATAGAATACTACGACAATGGCGGCGGTAACGAGATCTCTTTTCAGGCCTGTGGCGGCACCACCGACGAAACGCTGTACGGCAGCGGTGATGTTTGGCGTGGATATGTATATGACAATCCGGACCTCACAGCCTGGAAGGGTGTAGTATTTGAAGGCGCCAGCGGCAATCCCTATTTTGATGAAGGTTTTGGAGGTGATGACGTGACCTATAATACCAGTAACTGTTCTATACAAACGAGTAGTTTCAGCGTACGGTACCGGCTGAAAAAAACATTCCCGCCCAGCACTGTTAACTTCCTGGTAGGTGGCGATGATGGCTATCGGTTTAGTTTGGATGGCGGCGCCACCTGGGTCATCAACAATTGGGGCGATCACGTATACCAGACAGGAAGTTATTCTGCTTACCTGGGCGGTACCTTAAACATGGTGCTGGAGTATTATGAGAATGGCGGCGCCAACCGGGTAAGCTTTGATATCAACTCCATAGTACTGCCCGCTCAGTTACAACAATTCAGTGGCCGGGTGCAAAATGAGCAAACTCTGCTAAACTGGACCATTACCCTTACCAGCAATACCGATCATTTTGTTGTAGAAAGAAGTGCCGATGGCCGCGCGTTTTTTAGTGTGGGCCAGGTGAAAGCATCAACTGGTGTAACCAATGCTGCCGGCGCCCGGTTCGCCTTTACTGACCCCACCGCCTTTACCGGCACGCAATATTACCGGCTGCGACTGGTTGATGTGGCTGGTGTAAGTACCTATTCAGAGTCTATCACTATAAAGAATAACATTACCGGCCAGGCAAGAATATATCCAACAATCATTCAGCCCAATACATCTTTGTGGTTGCAAACCGGCAAACAGCTCGATAACATGACCCTCACCATTACCGATTTGATGGGCCGCAGGGTTATGCAACAACATACTCCGGCATTGTCAGGTAATCAAACAACCAGTTATACATTACCATCACTGATGACAAAAGGAACATATGTTGTTCAGGTGAAAGATGTTTCAGGAGTGCAGCTTACGCAGAAAATTGTAGTTCAATAGGCATAAAGCCGAAAGGTAAAAGCCTGAAGCAAATACAACATCTGTATTTGTTTTAGGCTTTCTGCTTTAAGCTTTCAGTTGTATTATAAGTAACTCAACCACCACTGACTATGGGTGCTTTTATATTTATTATACCACCGGCATAAGGGATACAATGCCAGCACAACACCAATCCAGATCAGGTATACCACACCCAAACTATAGCCAAATGTCAAAGGCCTGAAGAAGAAAGGCGATTGGCCAACAATATCTTTGGTGCCATAACCTGAAGCATAAAAGGCAATTACTGTTAAGATATGGATCAGGTACAAATGCAGTACATAGTAAAAGAACGGCACCCGTCCAAACACTTTCACAAAATCAGTAAAACGGTTCTGTACATTCTCGAGCAATGCCAGCATAAGCAGCGAGGGCCCCAGCGTAATGCACATGTACATTAAAGAAGGGGGGTACTTGTGCACATTCATAAACGACAGAAAAGTGGCCATGCCGGTTTTCTGCGGTGTCCAGGGCAATGGATTGCCATAGCCATTTAACAAGCGCAGCGCCACAAATAAAACGATCAGTCCCAGTCCTATACCCACCAGGGCTTTTTGTCTTTTAATGGTATCAACAGTTGGGGTAAATAATTTACCGGCACAATATCCCATAAGCATAATGCCCGTCCAGGGCGCAAAAGCATACGCAATAACCAGCGAATGCTGTGGGAATAAAGTAACATTATCAAACCGCCCATCGTGTAACAGGTCCCAGATAAAGGGTACATTATGGTTATGGGCAGCTTCGGGATAGTCGAGCAAATTATGACCCAGTACAATCAAAGCGCCAAGAGCAAAAATAACTCCATAGGGCAACCGTACTGCCAACCCCAGCAATACCATGCTGATGCCGATGGCCCAGATTACCTGGAAAATGATGGTGTTATAAAGCGGGTTAAAAGTCCAGGCCAGGGAAATTACCACCACTTCGATCAGGACCAGCCACAAACCCCGCTTTAATAAAAAACTGCTGAGCGCCGCCTTTGTTTTTTTCAACCCGATCAGGTAGGCCGAAGTACCGGCCAGAAATACAAAAGTAGGCGCACAAAAATGCGTGATAAAACGGGTGAAAAATAAAAACGGGGTGGTAGTAGCAGGATCGAGTGGATCGTGTTGAAATGAATCACTGTGAAAATAATCCCGCACGTGGTCAAGCGCCATAATGATCATCACAATGCCGCGTAACACGTCAATAGACTGTATCCGCTTCTTTACTGCAGGTAGTTGGTCCATACTGGCTATTTAAGGAGTTCCATCAAATTTACTGATAATCCATAAAAAAAGCCCTCCCCATATTCGGGAGGACTTCCTCACCCCTACGTTATCGGGGTGCCTTGTTTTAACTTAACCACAGCGATTGAAGGCAGAGTTGTGCAACCTTCAGCTATAGTACTTCAAAAAATAATGCCAGTTGTGCCGTTTACATTAAATAAAATGTTAAAGACCGGAAAGGCGAATATTATTTAGTGTTTGAAAATCATCCTTTAACTTATTATAAAGACCTGCATATACTTTGTAATACAATTGATAGCGCGCATGCAGCTCCATATTGGGGTTATATTGCTGCTGAATGTGGAAAATGCGGGACGTATCATCAGTTTTCATAATACCCAATGCCTGAAAACCCAGGAGCGCAGCACCTACTGAGGAGGCATCATCGCTGTTTATAAGATTGATCTCTTTTCCAAACAAATCGGTTAACCATTGTAGCCATAATGGTGAGTTGATAAACCCGCCGCTGGCATAAATGTGTTGTATGGCCCCCACCGTTTCCTGCACCGATGCCGCTACCTGGTACAACGCATAGTTAATACCTTCGATAATGGCACGCATAAAATGCGCTTGCGTATGGCCGCTATGTATCCCTACAAAAACACCCTTTGCATTGGCGTCCCATACCGGAGCACGTTCGCCTAAAATATAGGGCAAAAACAAAAGTCCATCTGCGCCGGCGGGCGCCTGCTCCGCCTGTTGCACAAACCAGCTGAGATCGCCTCCGCTCGAAAATGGCTTTTTCAAAAAATGTTCTGTATACCATTTCAGCAATACCACCCCATTGTTGATGGCGCCGCCAGATACATACAATTCATCGGTAAGGATATAATTGAAAATGCGTTCCTGTTTATCATAGGCCGGTTTATTGGCAATCATGCGCACGGCGCCGCTGGTGCCAATGGTTACCGACAGATCGCCGGGATGAGTGGCATTGCTGCCGAGGTTGGCCAAACAGCCATCACTGGCGCCAATAATAAAAGGGGTGTTTGCATCTATGCCCAACTGTTTGGCATATTTTGCTGCCAGCCCTTTTACCATATAAGTGGCAGATACAGGTTGTGATAATTTATCGCTGGTAATACCGGCCGCCTGCAACGCAGGTGCATACCAGGTCTTTTTATAAATATCAAACAGGCCGGTGGCTGAAGCAACGGAATGATCGACCAGGTATTGCTTGAAGAAGCGGTAAAAAACAAACTCCTTGATGGAAATGAACTTGTGCGTAACTGCAAAAATGTGCGACTGGTTATTGCGCAGCCACATGATCTTGCACAGGGGCGACATGGGATGAACCGGGGTGCCGGTATTCTTATAGATCTCTTTATCGGCAGGGGATTGTTTTAATGCTTCGGCATATTCGGCACTGCGGGCATCGGCCCAGGTAATAACGTTGGTAAGCGGTTCGCCATTACCATCTACTGCGATCAGGCTGTGCATGGCGGCGCTGAAACTAACGCCCGCTACGGGCCCGGAGATGCCTTTTACCACCTGTTGAATACAGGTTATAACGGCACTGAACAGTACTTCGGGATCCAGCTCATGATAGCCGGGCGCCCCTACCAGCGGGTTATACGACACATACGCATTGCCGGTAACCTGTCCTTCGTGGGTAAATGCAATCGCTTTGGTGCCTGATGTTCCAATATCAACGCCGATGATAACATGCATATGACAAGCCAGATTTTACCGGGAAGTTAAAAGATTTTTCTCACGGTGGGTATATAAAACGGCTTACATATAAAAAAGCGGGCCGTCCCGATAAATCGGTACGACCCGTCAATTCTTATTTTAGTCAATCAAAAAAGCCGGTATTAAATCATCTCCTTCAGCTTCGCTACTACAAAATCAATCTCCTCTTTGGTATTGTATTTACTGAAGGAGAAACGAACGGTAACCCGGTTGGGATCGTTATTGATGGCCGCAATGACATGCGAACCCTGCATGGCGCCGCTGGTGCAGGCGCTGCCGCCGCTCACGCAAATATTATTTATATCCAGGTTAAACAGGATCATTTCGGATTTCCCGGTCATGGGTAATGAAACGCTCAGCACGGTATACAGGCTGCGGCCCAACGGGTCGCCATTGAAATCAACATCAGGCAAGGCTTGTTTCACCTGTTCCATCATATATATTTTCAACCCCTTTATATAGTTACTGTCCGCCTCAAAG
The Niastella koreensis GR20-10 genome window above contains:
- the mutS gene encoding DNA mismatch repair protein MutS; its protein translation is MSKTATTETPLMQQHRAIKQRYPDAVLLFRVGDFYETFGEDAVVASQVLGITLTKRNNGAAFSSELAGFPHHALDTYLHKLVRAGYRVAICDQLEDPKAAKGIVKRGVTELVTPGVATNDKMLEHNSNNFLAGIHFTEDQAGIAFLDISTGEFFVAEGNSEYIDKLLQTLKPAEVIFQRSFQKHFKEVFGSRFYTYTMESWIFDGPYANESLLKHFNTHSLKGFGVEEMHLGIIAAGAVLHYLKDTEHPNLQHITSIQRIDRDDYLWMDRFTIRNLELISTGHGDGNNLHKVLDNTVSPMGARLLKRWILLPLKDINRINERLELVEFFIKEVDLRNKLIQHIKQCGDIERLVSKIPLKKINPREVLHIARGLRHIEEIKQICANADSEYLKRLADSLNGCRYIEEKITKEIIDNPPVAVAKGGAIQPGIHAGLDELRNIATNGKEYLVQLQQKESEKTGISSLKIGFNNVFGYYLEVTNSHKSKVPTEWMRKQTLANAERYITPELKEYEEKITGAEEKIMAIELDIYEKLLLELQDYIAPMQVNGNVLAILDCLLCFAHNALHFNYKKPELHEDGVLELKESRHPVIERNLPVGEPYISNDVLLEPASQQVIILTGPNMSGKSAILRQTALITLMAHMGSFVPATAARIPLTDKIFTRVGASDNLSGGESTFMVEMNETASIINNISSRSLILLDEIGRGTSTYDGISIAWSIAEYLHQSPHAPKTLFATHYHELNELENKLPRIKNFHITNKEVGNKIIFLRKLAPGGSTHSFGIHVAKMAGMPPALIDRANEILKVLEKKHEDQPTANVQNKLQDQIKEIASQKVQLSIFDAHSETFGDIRKMLHDIDINRLTPVEALLKLNEIKNLVK
- a CDS encoding T9SS type A sorting domain-containing protein; amino-acid sequence: MKTGKLLVISLILFGRLSAQCPTAQGDQTTYGTNDTWIGYVYDNDNFTNYMGYVNEGSPGLMNFDQKFGNVNQITYPTNGCSIQTESFAIRYKLTKNFAPDTYSFTVGGDDGYRFSIDGGNTWLIGDWGGHSYTTRSISVALSGVVNMVIEYYDNGGGNEISFQACGGTTDETLYGSGDVWRGYVYDNPDLTAWKGVVFEGASGNPYFDEGFGGDDVTYNTSNCSIQTSSFSVRYRLKKTFPPSTVNFLVGGDDGYRFSLDGGATWVINNWGDHVYQTGSYSAYLGGTLNMVLEYYENGGANRVSFDINSIVLPAQLQQFSGRVQNEQTLLNWTITLTSNTDHFVVERSADGRAFFSVGQVKASTGVTNAAGARFAFTDPTAFTGTQYYRLRLVDVAGVSTYSESITIKNNITGQARIYPTIIQPNTSLWLQTGKQLDNMTLTITDLMGRRVMQQHTPALSGNQTTSYTLPSLMTKGTYVVQVKDVSGVQLTQKIVVQ
- a CDS encoding DUF1624 domain-containing protein; translated protein: MDQLPAVKKRIQSIDVLRGIVMIIMALDHVRDYFHSDSFQHDPLDPATTTPFLFFTRFITHFCAPTFVFLAGTSAYLIGLKKTKAALSSFLLKRGLWLVLIEVVVISLAWTFNPLYNTIIFQVIWAIGISMVLLGLAVRLPYGVIFALGALIVLGHNLLDYPEAAHNHNVPFIWDLLHDGRFDNVTLFPQHSLVIAYAFAPWTGIMLMGYCAGKLFTPTVDTIKRQKALVGIGLGLIVLFVALRLLNGYGNPLPWTPQKTGMATFLSFMNVHKYPPSLMYMCITLGPSLLMLALLENVQNRFTDFVKVFGRVPFFYYVLHLYLIHILTVIAFYASGYGTKDIVGQSPFFFRPLTFGYSLGVVYLIWIGVVLALYPLCRWYNKYKSTHSQWWLSYL
- a CDS encoding gluconokinase, coding for MHVIIGVDIGTSGTKAIAFTHEGQVTGNAYVSYNPLVGAPGYHELDPEVLFSAVITCIQQVVKGISGPVAGVSFSAAMHSLIAVDGNGEPLTNVITWADARSAEYAEALKQSPADKEIYKNTGTPVHPMSPLCKIMWLRNNQSHIFAVTHKFISIKEFVFYRFFKQYLVDHSVASATGLFDIYKKTWYAPALQAAGITSDKLSQPVSATYMVKGLAAKYAKQLGIDANTPFIIGASDGCLANLGSNATHPGDLSVTIGTSGAVRMIANKPAYDKQERIFNYILTDELYVSGGAINNGVVLLKWYTEHFLKKPFSSGGDLSWFVQQAEQAPAGADGLLFLPYILGERAPVWDANAKGVFVGIHSGHTQAHFMRAIIEGINYALYQVAASVQETVGAIQHIYASGGFINSPLWLQWLTDLFGKEINLINSDDASSVGAALLGFQALGIMKTDDTSRIFHIQQQYNPNMELHARYQLYYKVYAGLYNKLKDDFQTLNNIRLSGL